A single genomic interval of Saccharothrix saharensis harbors:
- a CDS encoding xanthine dehydrogenase family protein molybdopterin-binding subunit, giving the protein MTGLPPRVVGRSPRRVDGPAKVTGTARYAGDQHVVDPAHVHLVQAEAARGVLSGVDVDAAVALDGVLAVLTPDSAPRLASTEDAELAAFQSHDVAFRGQVVAAVVARTRETAREAAALVRVTIDQRPHDVHLSADRDDLYAPEQVNGGAETDTWRGDPGTALAHSPFTLDQTYTTAWYNNNPMEPHTTTALWLDGDLVLYDSTQGVHTTRAAAAEVLGLAPEHVHVICPHVGGGFGSKGTPHVHTIIAAMAARAVPGTPVKLALTRQQMFSLVGYRTPTVQRVRLGCDADGVLAAVALDAVSQTSRVKEFAEQTCLPTRMMYAAPNRRTTHRLAALDVPVPAWMRAPGECPGMFGPEVAVDELAHACGVDPVEFRIRNEPDVEPESGKPFSSRNLVACLREGARRFGWADRDPTPRAREEAGWLVGTGVAASTYPVSRMPGSVAEVRWTGPGRYLVRIGAADLGTGAWTSLAQIAADALGVDFNDVELRIGDTALPPASVAGGSSGTTSWGSTIVAAVEAFREEFGDDPAEGARARAGMPDNPADGTYAMHAFGAQFAEVRVHRDTGEVRVPRLLGVFAVGRVVNPRLARSQLVGGMTMGLSMALHEHSVVDERFGHVVNHDFAEYHIATNADVPHVEAHWVEEHDPHTNPMGTKGVGEIGIVGTAAAIANAAHHATGVRVRDLPLTLDRFLDPPP; this is encoded by the coding sequence ATGACGGGCCTGCCCCCGCGCGTGGTCGGCCGGTCGCCGCGACGGGTCGACGGTCCGGCCAAGGTGACCGGGACCGCGCGGTACGCGGGTGACCAGCACGTGGTGGACCCCGCGCACGTGCACCTGGTGCAAGCCGAAGCCGCCCGGGGCGTGCTGTCCGGAGTGGACGTCGACGCCGCCGTGGCGCTGGACGGCGTGCTCGCCGTCCTGACGCCGGACAGCGCACCGCGCCTGGCGTCCACGGAGGACGCCGAGCTGGCCGCGTTCCAGTCGCACGACGTGGCCTTCCGCGGCCAGGTCGTCGCGGCCGTCGTCGCACGCACCCGGGAGACCGCCCGTGAGGCGGCTGCCCTGGTCCGCGTCACGATCGACCAGCGGCCGCACGACGTGCACCTGAGCGCGGACCGGGACGACCTGTACGCGCCGGAGCAGGTGAACGGGGGCGCGGAGACCGACACCTGGCGGGGAGACCCGGGCACGGCGCTCGCGCACTCGCCGTTCACGCTCGACCAGACCTACACCACCGCCTGGTACAACAACAACCCGATGGAGCCGCACACCACCACGGCCCTGTGGCTGGACGGCGACCTGGTGCTCTACGACTCGACGCAGGGCGTGCACACCACGCGTGCGGCGGCGGCGGAAGTGCTCGGCCTGGCACCGGAACACGTGCACGTGATCTGCCCGCACGTCGGCGGCGGCTTCGGCTCCAAGGGCACACCGCACGTGCACACGATCATCGCCGCGATGGCCGCACGGGCCGTGCCGGGCACACCGGTCAAGCTCGCGCTCACCCGGCAGCAGATGTTCTCCCTGGTCGGCTACCGCACGCCCACCGTCCAGCGGGTCCGCCTGGGCTGCGACGCGGACGGGGTGCTGGCCGCGGTCGCGCTCGACGCGGTCTCGCAGACCTCCCGCGTCAAGGAGTTCGCCGAGCAGACCTGCCTGCCCACCCGGATGATGTACGCCGCGCCGAACCGCCGCACGACCCACCGGCTGGCCGCGTTGGACGTCCCGGTCCCGGCGTGGATGCGGGCGCCCGGCGAGTGCCCCGGCATGTTCGGGCCCGAGGTGGCGGTGGACGAGCTCGCGCACGCGTGCGGCGTCGACCCGGTGGAGTTCCGAATCCGCAACGAGCCGGACGTGGAGCCGGAGTCGGGCAAGCCGTTCTCCAGCCGCAACCTGGTCGCGTGCCTGCGCGAGGGTGCGCGCCGCTTCGGCTGGGCGGACCGCGACCCGACGCCGCGCGCCCGCGAGGAGGCGGGGTGGCTCGTCGGCACGGGCGTGGCGGCGTCGACCTACCCGGTGAGCCGGATGCCGGGGTCGGTCGCCGAGGTCCGCTGGACGGGTCCGGGCCGCTACCTGGTCCGGATCGGCGCGGCCGACCTCGGCACCGGCGCCTGGACGTCCTTGGCGCAGATCGCCGCCGACGCGCTGGGCGTTGACTTCAACGACGTCGAACTGCGCATCGGCGACACCGCGCTGCCCCCGGCGTCGGTGGCGGGCGGGTCGTCCGGCACCACGTCCTGGGGCTCGACGATCGTGGCCGCGGTCGAGGCGTTCCGGGAGGAGTTCGGCGACGACCCCGCCGAGGGTGCGCGGGCCCGTGCCGGGATGCCGGACAACCCGGCGGACGGGACGTACGCGATGCACGCGTTCGGTGCGCAGTTCGCCGAGGTCCGGGTGCACCGGGACACCGGCGAGGTGCGGGTGCCGCGGCTGCTCGGCGTGTTCGCGGTCGGCCGGGTGGTGAACCCGCGCCTGGCCCGCTCGCAGCTCGTGGGCGGCATGACCATGGGGCTGTCCATGGCGCTGCACGAGCACAGCGTCGTGGACGAGCGGTTCGGGCACGTCGTCAACCACGACTTCGCCGAGTACCACATCGCCACCAACGCCGACGTCCCGCACGTGGAGGCGCACTGGGTCGAGGAGCACGACCCGCACACCAACCCCATGGGCACCAAGGGCGTCGGCGAGATCGGCATCGTCGGCACCGCCGCCGCCATCGCCAACGCGGCGCACCACGCGACCGGCGTCCGCGTCCGCGACCTGCCGCTGACGCTGGACCGCTTCCTCGACCCACCGCCCTGA
- a CDS encoding FAD binding domain-containing protein, which translates to MMPFDYRRAPDPEAAVAAATGSAEVAFLAGGTNLVDHLKLGVAAPGVLVDITRLPLDTVDALPDGGLRIGATVRNADLAAHPAVRRDYPVLARALLSGASGQIRNLATTGGNLLQRTRCVYFRDPSTPCNKREPGTGCSAIGGYTRHHAILGASAHCVATHPSDMAVAMAALDAQVAVLGAAGRRVVPLVGLHRSPGDEPHRDTVLAPGDLITSVDLPPPPPGARSVYRKVRDRASFAFALVSVAAVLRVEGGVVRDVRIALGGVAHRPWRARRAEDVLVGARADDEVFRRAVDAELAGAAPLGGNRFKVPLTRELVVSALRGLSREER; encoded by the coding sequence GTGATGCCGTTCGACTACCGGCGCGCGCCCGACCCCGAGGCCGCCGTCGCCGCCGCGACCGGGTCGGCGGAGGTCGCGTTCCTGGCCGGCGGCACGAACCTGGTCGACCACCTGAAGCTCGGCGTCGCCGCGCCCGGGGTCCTGGTCGACATCACCCGGCTGCCGCTGGACACCGTCGACGCGCTGCCGGACGGCGGCCTGCGGATCGGGGCGACCGTGCGCAACGCCGACCTGGCCGCGCACCCCGCGGTCCGGCGGGACTACCCGGTGCTGGCGCGGGCGTTGCTGTCCGGCGCGTCCGGGCAGATCCGCAACCTCGCCACCACCGGCGGGAACCTGCTGCAACGGACCCGGTGCGTGTACTTCCGGGACCCGTCCACGCCGTGCAACAAGCGCGAGCCGGGCACGGGCTGCTCGGCGATCGGCGGCTACACGCGCCACCACGCGATCCTGGGCGCGTCCGCGCACTGCGTGGCCACGCACCCGTCGGACATGGCGGTGGCGATGGCGGCGCTCGACGCGCAGGTGGCCGTGCTCGGCGCGGCGGGGCGGCGGGTGGTCCCGCTGGTCGGGCTGCACCGGTCACCCGGCGACGAGCCGCACCGCGACACCGTGCTGGCACCCGGCGACCTGATCACGTCGGTGGACCTGCCCCCGCCGCCACCGGGCGCCCGCTCGGTGTACCGGAAGGTGCGCGACCGGGCGTCGTTCGCGTTCGCGCTGGTGTCCGTCGCGGCCGTGCTGCGGGTCGAGGGCGGTGTCGTGCGGGACGTGCGGATCGCGTTGGGCGGTGTGGCGCACCGGCCGTGGCGGGCGCGGCGGGCCGAGGACGTCCTGGTCGGCGCGCGGGCCGACGACGAGGTGTTCCGGCGGGCGGTCGACGCGGAGCTGGCGGGTGCCGCGCCGTTGGGGGGCAACCGTTTCAAGGTGCCGCTGACCCGCGAGCTGGTCGTGTCCGCGTTGCGCGGGCTGAGCCGGGAGGAGCGATGA
- a CDS encoding 2Fe-2S iron-sulfur cluster-binding protein — MDGEIGLRVDGRRRRLLVDTRTTLLDALRDGVGATAPKKGCDHGQCGACTVLLDGRRVITCLALAVAHDGADVTTAEGLADGGRLHPVQEAFLERDALQCGFCTPGQVCSAVGVLDEVAAGHPSAVTEDLNGPVEPTDAEIRERMSGNLCRCGAYVAIVAAVRDGAR; from the coding sequence GTGGACGGTGAGATCGGGCTGCGCGTGGACGGGCGGCGCAGGCGGTTGCTGGTGGACACCAGGACGACCCTGTTGGACGCGCTCCGCGACGGTGTCGGGGCCACCGCGCCCAAGAAGGGGTGTGACCACGGCCAGTGCGGCGCCTGCACGGTCCTGCTGGACGGCCGGCGGGTGATCACCTGCCTGGCGCTCGCCGTGGCGCACGACGGCGCGGACGTCACGACCGCCGAGGGGCTCGCGGACGGCGGGCGGTTGCACCCGGTGCAGGAGGCGTTCCTCGAACGGGACGCCCTGCAGTGCGGTTTCTGCACGCCCGGTCAGGTGTGCTCGGCGGTCGGCGTGCTGGACGAGGTGGCGGCCGGGCACCCGAGCGCGGTCACGGAGGACCTGAACGGGCCGGTGGAGCCGACCGACGCCGAGATCCGCGAGCGGATGAGCGGGAACCTGTGCCGGTGCGGCGCGTACGTCGCCATCGTGGCCGCGGTGCGGGACGGTGCGCGGTGA
- a CDS encoding glycoside hydrolase family 95 protein, translating to MDQRGLVLWYDEPADDWETRSLPIGNGALGGGVFGGVARERVRLNEKTLWTGGPGSSQGYDFGNWTSPRPGALDGVRQLVERDRWVAPETVAAALGQARRGFGAYQPFGELVLALTDPPAEVTAYRRDLDLSRAVASVAYEADGARYTREYFASAVDGVLVARLSADRPGRIGFTASITAPDNRTQLCTAHGGRSILTGTLHDNGMRFESHLRLLNEGGTRTDHEDGTITVAGADNVVLVFAAGTDYAPDHPTYRGPDPHDRVRRTVDAASAQGWHRLLDAHLRDHRALFDRVRLDIGPQLVDVPTDDLLRGYPTAPPPFRRALEALYFQYGRYLLIASSRPGTLPANLQGVWNDSVAPPWSGDYHVNINLQMNYWPAETTNLAETTGPLFDFVDALREPGAVTARELHGNRGWVVNNETNPFGFTGVHDWATAFWFPEAGAWLAHHYFEHYLFTRDEEFLRERAYPVMRELAEFWLDALVVDPRDGTLVVTPSYSPEHGDFSAGAALSQQIVRQLFAHVAATADEVGDAAFGAEVRQALERIDPGTRIGSWGQLQEWKEDRDDPANTHRHVSHLFALFPGTGISPRTTPELAAAARTSLTARGDGGTGWSKAWKINFWARLLDGDHAHRMLAEQLVGSTLPNLWDTHPPFQLDGNFGATAGVAEMLLQSHDGVVHVLPALPGEWPDGSYTGLRARGDVTVDATWSDGAAREIALTTGRDGPLTVRGTLFGGDFRLVDARTGTPVPHHRDGDSTTFTAHAGHRYVATAR from the coding sequence GTGGATCAGCGAGGGCTCGTGCTCTGGTACGACGAGCCGGCGGACGACTGGGAGACCCGGTCGCTGCCCATCGGCAACGGCGCGCTGGGCGGCGGCGTGTTCGGCGGGGTGGCGCGGGAGCGGGTGCGGCTCAACGAGAAGACCCTGTGGACCGGCGGGCCCGGGTCGTCCCAGGGGTACGACTTCGGCAACTGGACCAGCCCGCGGCCGGGGGCGCTCGACGGCGTCCGCCAACTGGTCGAGCGGGACCGGTGGGTGGCGCCGGAGACGGTCGCCGCAGCGCTGGGGCAGGCGCGCCGCGGGTTCGGCGCTTACCAGCCGTTCGGTGAACTGGTCCTGGCGCTCACCGATCCACCCGCCGAGGTCACCGCCTACCGCCGGGACCTGGACCTGTCCCGCGCGGTCGCGTCGGTGGCGTACGAAGCGGACGGTGCGCGGTACACGCGGGAGTACTTCGCGAGCGCGGTCGACGGCGTGCTCGTGGCCCGGCTGTCCGCGGACCGCCCCGGCCGGATCGGCTTCACCGCCTCGATCACCGCGCCGGACAACCGAACGCAGCTGTGCACGGCTCACGGCGGCCGTTCCATTCTCACCGGGACGTTGCACGACAACGGGATGCGCTTCGAATCCCACCTCCGCCTGCTCAACGAGGGCGGCACGCGCACCGACCACGAAGACGGCACGATCACCGTGGCCGGTGCCGACAACGTGGTGCTGGTGTTCGCCGCGGGCACCGACTACGCCCCGGACCACCCGACCTACCGCGGCCCGGACCCGCACGACCGCGTCCGGCGGACCGTCGACGCCGCCTCCGCGCAGGGCTGGCACCGGCTGCTCGACGCCCACCTGCGCGACCACCGCGCGTTGTTCGACCGCGTGCGCCTGGACATCGGCCCGCAGCTGGTGGACGTGCCCACCGACGACCTCCTGCGCGGCTACCCCACCGCCCCGCCGCCGTTCCGCCGCGCGCTGGAAGCCCTCTACTTCCAGTACGGCCGCTACCTGCTGATCGCCTCGTCCCGCCCCGGCACGCTGCCCGCCAACCTCCAGGGCGTGTGGAACGACTCGGTCGCGCCACCGTGGAGCGGCGACTACCACGTCAACATCAACCTGCAGATGAACTACTGGCCCGCCGAGACGACGAACCTCGCCGAGACCACCGGTCCGCTGTTCGACTTCGTGGACGCCCTGCGCGAACCGGGCGCCGTCACGGCCCGCGAGCTGCACGGCAACCGCGGCTGGGTCGTCAACAACGAGACCAACCCGTTCGGCTTCACCGGTGTGCACGACTGGGCGACCGCGTTCTGGTTCCCCGAAGCCGGCGCGTGGCTGGCGCACCACTACTTCGAGCACTACCTGTTCACCCGGGACGAGGAGTTCCTGCGCGAACGCGCCTACCCGGTGATGAGGGAACTCGCCGAGTTCTGGCTCGACGCGCTGGTGGTCGACCCGCGTGACGGCACGCTCGTCGTCACGCCCTCCTACTCGCCCGAGCACGGCGACTTCTCCGCCGGCGCGGCCCTGTCGCAGCAGATCGTCCGCCAGTTGTTCGCCCACGTCGCCGCCACCGCCGACGAGGTGGGCGACGCCGCGTTCGGCGCCGAGGTGCGCCAGGCGCTCGAGCGGATCGACCCCGGCACCCGGATCGGCTCCTGGGGCCAGCTCCAGGAGTGGAAGGAGGACCGGGACGACCCGGCGAACACCCACCGGCACGTGTCGCACCTGTTCGCCCTGTTCCCCGGCACCGGGATCAGCCCGCGCACGACACCGGAACTCGCCGCCGCCGCGAGGACCTCGCTCACCGCGCGGGGCGACGGCGGCACCGGGTGGAGCAAGGCCTGGAAGATCAACTTCTGGGCGCGGCTGCTCGACGGCGACCACGCGCACCGCATGCTGGCCGAGCAGCTCGTCGGCAGCACCCTGCCGAACCTGTGGGACACCCACCCGCCGTTCCAGCTCGACGGCAACTTCGGCGCGACCGCCGGCGTGGCCGAAATGCTGCTCCAGAGCCACGACGGCGTGGTGCACGTGCTGCCGGCGCTGCCGGGGGAGTGGCCCGACGGGTCGTACACCGGGCTCCGTGCCCGCGGTGACGTCACGGTCGACGCGACGTGGTCCGACGGCGCGGCCCGCGAGATCGCCCTGACCACCGGCCGGGACGGCCCCCTCACCGTGCGCGGCACCCTGTTCGGCGGGGACTTCCGGCTCGTCGACGCCCGGACGGGCACGCCGGTCCCGCACCACCGCGACGGCGACTCGACCACCTTCACCGCTCACGCCGGCCACCGCTACGTGGCCACGGCCCGGTGA
- a CDS encoding cellulase family glycosylhydrolase — translation MGVVAVTDAQAAAGCRVAYSVPSQWQGGFTGNVAITNLGDPITGGWRLTWAFPSGQTVSQAWNATVTASGGQVTATNVGYNPNIATGATVSFGFNGSWTGSNTAPTSFALNGVTCTGNTTTTTTTTTTTTTPPAGDAMARVAEMQPGWNLGNSLDAVGTDETAWGNPRITEALLDNVRAQGFKSIRIPVTWSAHQGGAPSYTIDAAYLARVKEVVGWALADGFYVMINIHHDSWQWINAMPTDRTTVLARYNAAWTQIATAFRDASPKLMLESVNEPQFANSSGDAQNAQLLHELNTSFHRIVRGSGGNNATRLLVLPTLHTSSEQARVDELVATFTTLNDPNLIATFHFYGYWPFSVNVAGGTKFDATVQKDLTDSFDRVANAFVARGIPVILGEYGLLGFDRHTGTIQQGEKLKFFEFLGHYARAKKITTMLWDNGQHFGRTSFQWSDPELIAQIKSSWTTRSGTASSDQVFSAKSAAVTDKALTLNLNGTSFVGLRHGTADLVNGTDYTVSGDQLTIKAATITRLSGSRAYGTNATLSARFSAGVPWRINLVTYDTPVLSNATGTTSAFAIPTQFRGDQVATMEAKYADGSNAGPHNWTSFKEFDVTFAPDYTAGTTVLKPEFFAEVTDGSRVTLTFHYWSGAKLTYYVTKSGTSVTGTTA, via the coding sequence ATGGGTGTTGTCGCGGTGACCGACGCCCAGGCCGCGGCGGGGTGCCGGGTGGCGTACTCGGTGCCCAGCCAGTGGCAGGGCGGCTTCACCGGCAACGTCGCCATCACCAACCTGGGCGACCCGATCACCGGCGGGTGGCGGCTCACGTGGGCGTTCCCGTCCGGCCAGACCGTCAGCCAGGCGTGGAACGCGACCGTGACGGCGTCCGGCGGCCAGGTCACCGCCACCAACGTCGGCTACAACCCGAACATCGCCACCGGCGCGACGGTCTCGTTCGGCTTCAACGGCTCGTGGACGGGTTCGAACACCGCGCCCACGTCGTTCGCGCTCAACGGCGTCACCTGCACCGGTAACACCACGACCACCACGACGACGACCACCACGACCACGACTCCGCCGGCGGGCGACGCCATGGCGAGGGTCGCGGAGATGCAGCCGGGTTGGAACCTGGGCAACTCGCTCGACGCGGTCGGCACCGACGAGACCGCCTGGGGCAACCCGCGGATCACCGAGGCGCTGCTGGACAACGTCCGGGCCCAGGGCTTCAAGAGCATCCGCATCCCGGTCACGTGGAGCGCGCACCAGGGCGGCGCGCCGAGCTACACCATCGACGCGGCCTACCTGGCGCGCGTCAAGGAGGTCGTGGGCTGGGCGCTGGCCGACGGGTTCTACGTGATGATCAACATCCACCACGACTCGTGGCAGTGGATCAACGCCATGCCGACGGACCGGACGACCGTGCTGGCCCGCTACAACGCGGCGTGGACGCAGATCGCCACCGCGTTCCGGGACGCCTCGCCGAAGCTCATGCTGGAGAGCGTCAACGAGCCCCAGTTCGCCAACAGCTCGGGTGACGCGCAGAACGCCCAGCTCCTGCACGAGCTGAACACGTCGTTCCACCGGATCGTGCGCGGCTCGGGCGGCAACAACGCCACCCGCCTGCTGGTGCTGCCGACCCTGCACACGTCGTCGGAGCAGGCGCGAGTGGACGAGCTCGTGGCCACCTTCACCACGCTCAACGACCCGAACCTCATCGCGACGTTCCACTTCTACGGCTACTGGCCGTTCAGCGTGAACGTGGCGGGTGGGACCAAGTTCGACGCCACCGTGCAGAAGGACCTGACCGACTCGTTCGACCGCGTGGCCAACGCGTTCGTGGCGCGCGGCATCCCGGTCATCCTCGGCGAGTACGGACTGCTGGGCTTCGACCGGCACACGGGCACCATCCAGCAGGGCGAGAAGCTGAAGTTCTTCGAGTTCCTGGGCCACTACGCCCGCGCGAAGAAGATCACCACCATGCTGTGGGACAACGGTCAGCACTTCGGCCGCACCTCGTTCCAGTGGAGCGACCCGGAGCTGATCGCGCAGATCAAGTCGAGCTGGACGACCCGGTCCGGCACGGCGTCGTCGGACCAGGTGTTCAGCGCCAAGTCCGCGGCCGTCACCGACAAGGCGCTGACGCTCAACCTGAACGGCACGTCGTTCGTCGGGTTGCGCCACGGCACCGCCGACCTGGTCAACGGCACGGACTACACCGTCAGCGGCGACCAGCTCACCATCAAGGCGGCGACGATCACCCGGTTGAGCGGGTCGCGGGCGTACGGCACGAACGCGACGCTGTCGGCCCGGTTCTCGGCGGGCGTGCCGTGGCGGATCAACCTGGTCACCTACGACACGCCGGTGCTGTCGAACGCGACCGGGACGACGAGCGCGTTCGCCATCCCGACGCAGTTCCGCGGCGACCAGGTGGCCACGATGGAGGCCAAGTACGCGGACGGCAGCAACGCCGGCCCGCACAACTGGACCTCCTTCAAGGAGTTCGACGTCACGTTCGCGCCGGACTACACCGCCGGCACCACCGTGCTGAAGCCGGAGTTCTTCGCCGAGGTCACGGACGGCTCGCGGGTGACGCTCACGTTCCACTACTGGAGCGGGGCCAAGCTGACCTACTACGTCACCAAGTCGGGCACGTCGGTCACGGGCACCACCGCCTGA
- a CDS encoding ABC transporter substrate-binding protein: MARPGIGVVLATTGRLAPLGAPLEYVATGLPWPAEVVVRDSGSTPEGARAATRSLVEAGVRVVVTLGGTATLPAVVDACAAHGVPCVSTTLPWQVFDAGRRPGPAFHFCWGLDDIAAVFADLWERLGPARTVGCVWNDGPQGVALRRWFAPVAAARGHHLVDLPYREAGGVVPAVGDLEVVTGAATAADLAAVVRARRPRLVTCSRWLTYPFGVARHGLDRVATIVSWTPAHEHVGRDGRTPRDLARAYEGATGSPWLQPLGPAHALFEVAVHAVSEADGPGAVADVLASTRLATIAGVLDWTAGPAPGVAVVPLAGGQWRNGPRPELAVVDNRRSPLVPVSGDLAVD; this comes from the coding sequence GTGGCACGCCCCGGGATCGGCGTCGTCCTCGCGACGACCGGACGCCTCGCGCCGCTCGGCGCGCCGCTCGAGTACGTCGCCACCGGCCTGCCGTGGCCCGCCGAGGTGGTGGTGCGCGACAGCGGTTCGACGCCCGAGGGCGCCCGTGCGGCGACCCGGTCGCTGGTGGAGGCGGGCGTGCGGGTCGTGGTCACGCTGGGCGGCACGGCGACGCTGCCCGCGGTGGTGGACGCCTGCGCCGCGCACGGCGTGCCGTGCGTGTCCACGACGTTGCCGTGGCAGGTGTTCGACGCCGGTCGGCGACCGGGCCCGGCGTTCCACTTCTGCTGGGGGCTGGACGACATCGCGGCCGTGTTCGCCGACCTCTGGGAGCGGCTGGGCCCGGCGCGGACCGTCGGCTGCGTGTGGAACGACGGTCCGCAAGGTGTCGCGCTGCGGCGCTGGTTCGCCCCGGTCGCCGCCGCGCGCGGGCACCACCTGGTCGACCTGCCGTACCGGGAGGCCGGCGGCGTCGTGCCCGCCGTCGGCGACCTGGAGGTGGTGACCGGCGCCGCGACCGCCGCCGACCTGGCCGCCGTGGTCCGTGCCCGGCGACCCCGGCTGGTCACGTGCTCGCGGTGGCTCACCTACCCGTTCGGCGTGGCCCGGCACGGCCTGGACCGGGTCGCCACGATCGTGTCGTGGACGCCGGCGCACGAGCACGTCGGTCGGGACGGGCGGACACCGCGCGACCTGGCTCGCGCGTACGAGGGGGCCACCGGGTCCCCGTGGCTGCAACCGCTCGGGCCGGCGCACGCGTTGTTCGAGGTGGCCGTGCACGCGGTGAGCGAGGCGGACGGGCCGGGCGCGGTCGCCGACGTGCTGGCGTCCACCCGGTTGGCCACGATCGCCGGCGTGCTCGACTGGACCGCCGGTCCCGCGCCCGGCGTGGCCGTCGTCCCGTTGGCGGGCGGCCAGTGGCGCAACGGCCCGCGCCCGGAGCTCGCCGTGGTGGACAACCGCCGCTCGCCGCTCGTGCCGGTGTCGGGTGATCTGGCGGTCGACTAG
- a CDS encoding allene oxide cyclase barrel-like domain-containing protein, translating to MQVNPWLVVALVGVLVGADQVRAEGPTAEATVEVLTARTLMSAPAAPAVGLGFVSGGTLLQPDGTTRIGEGYSHCGVIAVSAAVPPEVTAHCTSAFRLPDGEIHFSGLRQYKSIESGFEDTTVAITGGTGTYATARGEGKVARANSRAVGYRFTFAIS from the coding sequence GTGCAGGTCAACCCGTGGCTGGTCGTCGCGCTCGTGGGCGTTCTCGTGGGAGCGGACCAGGTGCGCGCCGAGGGACCGACCGCCGAGGCGACCGTGGAGGTGCTGACCGCGCGGACGCTGATGTCCGCGCCCGCCGCACCCGCCGTCGGCCTCGGCTTCGTCAGCGGCGGCACCCTGCTCCAGCCCGACGGCACCACCCGGATCGGCGAGGGCTATTCGCACTGCGGCGTGATCGCCGTGTCCGCGGCGGTGCCGCCGGAGGTGACCGCGCACTGCACGTCCGCGTTCCGGCTGCCCGACGGCGAGATCCACTTCTCCGGCCTGCGCCAGTACAAGTCGATCGAGTCCGGCTTCGAGGACACGACCGTGGCGATCACGGGCGGCACCGGCACCTACGCCACCGCGCGCGGCGAGGGCAAGGTGGCGCGGGCGAACTCGCGGGCCGTCGGCTACCGGTTCACCTTCGCGATCAGCTGA
- a CDS encoding SDR family oxidoreductase, giving the protein MVTLGSIAARRGSGSDGAAKAAVEAWAADLALAPGGRGTTVNVVPPGVTEETGSFGGTLSEERRRKLVGDPADGRAGTPADVA; this is encoded by the coding sequence GTGGTCACCCTCGGCTCCATCGCGGCCCGGCGCGGGTCGGGCAGCGACGGCGCGGCGAAGGCGGCGGTCGAGGCGTGGGCCGCCGACCTGGCGCTCGCGCCGGGCGGGCGCGGCACCACGGTCAACGTGGTGCCGCCGGGCGTCACCGAGGAGACCGGGTCCTTCGGCGGCACGCTGTCGGAGGAACGACGCCGGAAGCTGGTCGGCGACCCCGCCGACGGCCGCGCCGGCACACCCGCCGACGTGGCGTGA
- a CDS encoding TIGR00730 family Rossman fold protein — MRVCVFCGSSSGRVRHVEAARRVGRTLAGQGIGVVYGGGRVGTMGALADGALAAGGSVIGVIPRALLDWEVAHGNLTELRVVSSMHERKALMAELSDAFVALPGGAGTLEELFEVWTWAQLGLHAKPVALLDVDGYFGHLVAMVDHMVEEGFLKPPYRDMLLVDDDLDRLLVRIREYRTPDYRWTDDKPLP; from the coding sequence ATGCGGGTGTGCGTGTTCTGCGGTTCCTCCAGCGGACGGGTGCGGCACGTCGAAGCGGCCCGGCGGGTCGGCCGCACGCTGGCCGGACAGGGCATCGGGGTCGTCTACGGCGGCGGCCGGGTCGGCACGATGGGCGCGCTGGCCGACGGCGCGCTGGCCGCGGGCGGTTCGGTCATCGGGGTGATCCCGCGCGCCCTCCTCGACTGGGAGGTGGCGCACGGGAATCTCACGGAACTGCGCGTGGTGTCGTCCATGCACGAGCGCAAGGCGTTGATGGCCGAGCTGTCCGACGCGTTCGTGGCGCTGCCGGGCGGCGCGGGCACGCTGGAAGAGCTGTTCGAGGTGTGGACGTGGGCCCAGCTCGGCCTGCACGCGAAACCGGTGGCGCTGCTGGACGTCGACGGCTATTTCGGCCACCTGGTCGCGATGGTCGACCACATGGTCGAGGAAGGGTTCCTGAAACCGCCGTACCGGGACATGCTTCTGGTGGACGACGACTTGGACCGGTTGCTCGTACGCATCCGGGAGTACCGGACCCCGGATTACCGGTGGACCGACGACAAACCCCTGCCATAG